A region from the Silene latifolia isolate original U9 population chromosome 7, ASM4854445v1, whole genome shotgun sequence genome encodes:
- the LOC141589655 gene encoding PKS-NRPS hybrid synthetase cheA-like: MDSTYKTNIYQIPLIEMVGVTPTGSSFLIACAMIPSESDVNYKWLLRKLAAILDATGVASPAVFVTDRELGLISALEQVFPRAEHLLCRWHVNKAVNAKALTTFKTESMRKFVISNDEDGWFRVINSVTDESFQRAWQCFQRKWPQMVDYVRTTWGQHAGKFVLCYTNEVLHFGNTTTSRVESAHSLLKAWLKSKHLTLDSMWSRIHGMLESQHSKIKKELEDEMSKPRRTSRTFSLLQGNVSTKAIELMEKELTKGLGLGIGLNDRCRHVMRTTHGLPCACNLVSLHGKGRRVHLEDIHVFWKTLVYDIPQQMPKNDGDLWDELANDIRHSDPVKLRAAIDLLRDFQHPEDQEILPPPINEHPKGRPRGSTTRNKSGFEHAERKFGTPSTHCSTNARGSTKNW, from the coding sequence ATGGATTCGACTTATAAAACCAACATTTACCAGATTCCACTCATTGAGATGGTTGGTGTGACACCCACGGGATCGTCCTTCTTAATTGCATGTGCGATGATTCCTTCCGAGTCTGACGTGAATTACAAGTGGCTGTTGAGAAAGTTAGCTGCGATTTTAGATGCCACCGGAGTTGCGTCCCCTGCTGTATTTGTCACCGACCGGGAATTGGGTTTGATCAGCGCTCTTGAGCAAGTATTTCCCCGGGCTGAGCATTTGTTGTGTAGATGGCATGTGAACAAAGCCGTCAATGCAAAAGCCTTGACAACATTCAAAACTGAAAGTATGAGGAAATTTGTCATCTCAAATGATGAAGATGGTTGGTTTAGGGTGATCAATTCAGTTACCGATGAATCGTTTCAGCGTGCATGGCAGTGTTTCCAACGTAAGTGGCCACAAATGGTGGATTATGTACGGACAACTTGGGGTCAACACGCAGGGAAGTTCGTTTTATGCTATACAAACGAGGTCTTACATTTTGGTAACACGACAACTTCCCGTGTTGAGTCAGCACATTCTCTATTGAAGGCTTGGTTGAAGTCAAAGCATCTCACACTTGACTCCATGTGGTCCCGTATCCACGGCATGCTTGAAAGTCAACACTCGAAGATTAAGAAAGAACTCGAAGATGAAATGAGTAAACCTAGGAGAACATCTCGTACTTTCTCCTTATTGCAAGGAAACGTGTCTACTAAGGCCATAGAGTTAATGGAGAAAGAACTTACTAAAGGCCTTGGTTTGGGTATCGGATTGAATGATCGATGCCGACACGTGATGCGAACGACTCATGGATTACCTTGTGCATGCAATTTGGTATCTTTGCACGGAAAAGGTAGGAGGGTCCATCTCGAGGATATTCATGTCTTTTGGAAGACATTGGTGTATGATATTCCTCAACAAATGCCGAAAAATGATGGTGATTTATGGGATGAATTAGCGAATGATATAAGGCACAGTGACCCGGTTAAACTAAGGGCGGCCATAGACTTGTTGCGTGATTTCCAGCACCCGGAGGACCAAGAGATTTTGCCACCCCCTATTAATGAGCACCCGAAAGGTCGTCCAAGAGGTTCAACCACTAGaaacaagtcgggttttgagcatGCAGAAAGGAAGTTCGGGACACCAAGTACTCACTGTTCAACAAATGCGAGAGGTTCAACAAAGAATTGGTGA